Within Streptomyces sp. SS1-1, the genomic segment ACCGACGCCAGCTCCGCCACCGGCCCGCTGTGCAGCACCCGCCCGCCGTGCTCCCCGGCCCGCGGCCCCACGTCCACCAGCCAGTCCGCGCCCCGCATCACATCGAGGTGGTGCTCGACCACGAACACCGAGTTCCCGGCCTCCTTCAGCCGGGCCAGCACCCGCAGCAGCGCCTCCGTGTCCGCCGGGTGCAGGCCCGCCGACGGCTCGTCGAGGACGTACACCACACCGAACAGCCCGGACCGCAACTGCGTGGCGAGCCGCAGCCGTTGCAGCTCGCCCGCCGACAGCGTGGGCGTGGCCCGGTCGAGGCTCAGATAGCCGAGGCCCAGCTCGACCACGGGCGCGATACGGGCCCTCAGGTCCCCGGTCAGCACCCGCGCGGTCTCCGACCCGCCGCCGTCCAGGGTCTGCGCCAGCTCCACGAGCGGCAGCGCGGCCAGCTCGGCGATCGTCCGGCCCGCGAACGTCACCGCCAGCGCCTCCGGCCGCAGCCTGCCGCCCCCGCACAGCGGGCAGGGTTCGGAGGTCAGGAACCGCTCCGCCCGGGCCCGCAGCGTCGCGCTGCGCGAGTCGGCGAACGTCTTCATGACGTACCGCCGGGCGCTCATGTACGTGCCCTGGTACGGGCGTTGGATACGGTCGGCGTCACGCACCGGGTGGACCGTGACGACGGGCTGCTCGTCGGTGAACAGGATCCACCGCCGCTGCTCGGCCGGCAGCTCCCGCCACGGCCGGTCGACGTCGTAGCCCAGCGCGTCGAGGATGTCGCGCAGGTTCTTGCCCTGCCAGGCCCCCGGCCACGCGGCGATCGCGCCCTCCCGGATGGACAGCGACGGGTCGGCGACCAGCGACTCCTCGGTCGTCCGGTGCACCCGGCCCAGCCCGTGGCACTCCGGGCACGCCCCGGCGGCGGTGTTCGGCGAGAAGGAGTCCGAGTCGAGCCGCTCCGCGCCCGGCGGGTAGTCGCCGGCCCGGGAGTACAGCATCCGCAGCGAGTTGGACAGATTGGTGACCGTGCCGACCGAGGACCGCGACGTCGGCGCGGACCGGCGCTGCTGGAGCGAGACGGCGGGCGGCAGCCCGGTGATCTCCGCGACCTTCGGCGCGCCGACCTGGTGGATCAGCCGGCGGGCGTACGGGGCGACCGACTCGAAGTAGCGGCGCTGCGCCTCGGCGTAGATCGTCCCGAAGGCCAGCGACGACTTCCCGGAGCCGGACACCCCGGTGAACACGGCCAGCACATCGCGCGGGACGTCGACGTCCACCCCCTGGAGGTTGTGCTCGCGGGCGCCGCGGACGCGGACGAAGGGGTCGTGCGGGGAGTGCATGGGGCGGTGCTCCGGGAGGCTGCGGGGGCGGGGGTCCTCAGCCTAGGCAACCAGGTCACCGGCCTTCCCGCCCGCCGCGTCAGGAGTGGACGATCCGGGCCAGGCGCCGGTAGGAGTCCACCAGCGCCTCCCGGTCGTACGTGCTGGTCGTCACCAGCACCTCCTGGGCGGCCGTCTCCTTCAGCAGCGTCTCCAGCGCGTGCGCGACCTGCTCCTCGGTGCCCGCCACCTGCCCGCTCAGCCCCCGCTCGTAGAACTCGCGCTCCCGGCCCGACAGGGACAGCGCCTCCACGCGCCCGGCGGGCGGCAGCGGCGGGAAGGTGCCGTGCGTCCGGGAGTACGCCATCGACCACGCCTCCGGCACGAGCAGCCGGCGGGCCTCCTCGGGCGTGGCGGCCACCGCGACGGTGCCCGAGATCACCACGTACGGCTCGGCCGCCCACTCCGACGGACGGAACCGCTCCCGGTACCGGTCGACGCCGCGCCGCATCCGCTCCCGGTCCCGCAGGTCCCCGATCACCATCGGCAGCCCGGCGCGGGCCGCGATGTCCGCGCCCTCGCCCATGGCCAGCACGAACGGCGGCACCGTCAGGCCCTCCGGGGGCCGGGCGTGCACCCCCGTCGGCGAGGTGCCCCGGAACCAGCCCAGCAGCTCCTCCAGCTGGCCCGCGAAGTCCTCCGCGTCCTCCTTGTCCCGGCCGAGCGCCCGGCGCACCCCGCCGGTGAACCCGACCGAACGGCCCAGCCCCATGTCGATCCGGCCCGGGAACAGGGACTCCAGCACGCCGAACTGCTCGGCGACCACCAGCGGCCGGTGGTTGGGCAGCATCACCCCGCCCGTGCCGACCCGGATCGTGCGCGTCGCGCCGGCCACGGCGGCCGCCAGCACGGTCGGCGCCGACCCGGCGACCCCGGGCACCCCGTGGTGCTCCGACACCCAGAAGCGGTGGTAGCCGAGCTCCTCGGCCACCCGTGCCAGCCGCACGGTGTCCCGCAGCGCCTCCGGGGCCGTGTGCCCCGCGCGGGTGCGGGAGCGGTCGAGGACGGAGAAACGGGTCGAGGCGATCACGGAGCTCATACAGGGTTCAACGCCGGGCGGCGCGGGAGATTCCTGCCCGGCGGGTCCGGCGGCGCGACCGGTCGTACCCTGGCGGACGTGACCGACAGCCGACGCCCGCTCGCCGTGTTCGACCTGGACAACACCCTCGCCGACACCGGGCACCGCCAGCACTTCCTGGAGCGCAGGCCGCGCGACTGGGACGGCTTCTTCGCCGCCGCCCCGCAGGACCCGCCGCTGGACGAGGGGATCGCGCTGGCCCGCGAGAGCGCGCGGGAGTGCGAGATCGTCTACCTGACCGGCCGGCCCGCCCGCTGCCGGCGCGACACGCTCGCCTGGCTCGCCGAGCACGGCCTGCCCGACGGGGACCTGCACATGCGCCGGAACGACGACCGCAGGCCCGCCCGGCGCACCAAGTTGGAGACGCTGCGCCGCCTCGCCCGCACCCGGGAGATCCGGGTCGTGGTCGACGACGACGAGCTGGTGTGCGAGGACGCCGAACGGGCCGGCTTCCCGGTCGTCCGCGCCCGCTGGACCGCCCCGTCCGCCAGCCTGAAGGAGGCGCAGGAGCGCGAGGGACGGACCTGAGGCGGGGGAGTCCTACTCGGACTCCTCCAGCCGGAACCCGACCTTCATGGTCACCTGCCAGTGCGCGATGTCACCGCCGTCGAGCTGGCCGCGTACATCGGTCACCTCGAACCAGTCCAGGTTCCGCAGGGTCTGCGAGGCCCGCGCGATGCCGTTGCGGATGGCCTGGTCCACGCCGTCGGGCGAGGTGCCGACGATGTCCGTGACCCGGTAGGTGTGGTTCGACATGTGGGTGCTCCTCTCACACGCGTCACTCCACCGTGCCCCACCGCGGGGCATCGCGCGAGCCGTCCGTCAGCGGGCCGTGCTCAGCGAGAGCGCGAAGCGGCCCTCGGCGTCCGTCCACCAGTGCGTCAGCTCCAGGCCGGCCGCCGACAGTTCCGCGCGCACCCCGTCCCGGCGGAACTTCGCCGACACCTCGGTGCGCATCTCCTCGCCCGCCGCGAAGTCCACGGCCAGGTCCAGCGCGGGCACCTTCACGGTCTGCGCGGTACGGGAGCGCAGCCGCATCTCGATCCACTCCTGGCGGGGGTCCCACACCGCCACATGGTCGAAGGCGCCCGGGTCGAAGTCGGCGCCCAGTTCCCGGTCGATCACGGCGAGGACGTTCTTGTTGAAGGCGGCCGTCACCCCGGCCGCGTCGTCGTAGGCGGCGACCAGGACCCGTTCGTCCTTCACCAGGTCCGTGCCGAGCAGCAGCGCGTCACCGGGGGACAGCAGCGTCCGCACGGAGGCGAGGAACTCCGCGCGCTCCGGCGGCAGCAGATTGCCGATGGTGCCGCCGAGGAACGCCACCAGCCGGGGACCCGGCGTGTCCGGCAGGTCCAGGCCGGCGGTGAAGTCGGCGATCAGGGCGTGCACCTCCAGACCCGGCCGCTCCTCGACGAGCGCCCGCCCGGCCTGGGTGAGGGCGCTCTCGCTGACGTCGACGGGGACGTACGTGTGCAGCCCGGTCAGGGCGTCGATCAGATAGCGGGTCTTCTCGGAGGAGCCGGAGCCCAGCTCGACGAGGGTGCGGGCGCCGGTGGCGGCGGCGATCTCTCCGGCCCGGCCGGTGAGGATCTCCCGCTCCGCGCGCGTCGGGTAGTACTCGGGCAACTCGGTGATCTTCTCGAAGAGTTCGCTGCCCTGGGCGTCGTAGAACCACTTCGGCGGAAGCGTCTTCGGGGTGCTGGTCAGGCCCGCGAGGACGTCGGCGCGCAGGGCGGCCGAGGTGGCGTCCTCGGGGAGGGTGCGGGTGACACGGAACGGACTCACGTGCTGGGCTCCTTGCGTGGTGCGTAGGCCAGGGCGCCGCTCGGTTCCTTGAGCGGGGTGAGCAGGACGTCGGCACGGCTCGCGGCGAGCAGGGTGCGGTCGTGGACCTCCTGCCAGTGCGGGTCGTCGTCGTAGGGCTCGGAGGCCACGACGGTGCCGCCGCCGGCGCGGCGCAGATACCAGAGGGTGTCGCCCCAGGTGGTCGCGGTGATCGTGGCGCCGTCGGTGAGGAGCAGGTTGAGCCGGGAGCCGGGGGCCGCCTCGGCGACCTCCAGGACCGTGTCGGCCAGCGCCTGCCCCGGTTCGTCGCCGGCGCGCAGCCGTGCGAGCACCAGGGCCCACACGAACGCGGAGTCGTTGCGGGCCTCCATGGACAGCAGGTCCACGGCGGGCAGGGTCGGCGTGAGCGGCGCGAGCGAGCCGGGCCAGCCCTGCACGGCGCCGTTGTGGCTGAACAGCCACGCCCCGGCGGCGAACGGGGCCGCCGCGGCCTCCTGGTCGGCGCCCGGCACGGTCGCGTCCCGTACGGCGGCGAGCAGCGCGGTGCTGCGCACCACCCGGGCGAGGTCCGCGAACGACGGGTCGGCCCACATCGGCCCGGCGCGCCGGTACCGGGCCGCCACCGGGTCCTCGTCGGCGTACCAGCCGACGCCGAACCCGTCGGCGTTGACGGTCCC encodes:
- the egtD gene encoding L-histidine N(alpha)-methyltransferase codes for the protein MSPFRVTRTLPEDATSAALRADVLAGLTSTPKTLPPKWFYDAQGSELFEKITELPEYYPTRAEREILTGRAGEIAAATGARTLVELGSGSSEKTRYLIDALTGLHTYVPVDVSESALTQAGRALVEERPGLEVHALIADFTAGLDLPDTPGPRLVAFLGGTIGNLLPPERAEFLASVRTLLSPGDALLLGTDLVKDERVLVAAYDDAAGVTAAFNKNVLAVIDRELGADFDPGAFDHVAVWDPRQEWIEMRLRSRTAQTVKVPALDLAVDFAAGEEMRTEVSAKFRRDGVRAELSAAGLELTHWWTDAEGRFALSLSTAR
- a CDS encoding ATP-binding cassette domain-containing protein, translated to MHSPHDPFVRVRGAREHNLQGVDVDVPRDVLAVFTGVSGSGKSSLAFGTIYAEAQRRYFESVAPYARRLIHQVGAPKVAEITGLPPAVSLQQRRSAPTSRSSVGTVTNLSNSLRMLYSRAGDYPPGAERLDSDSFSPNTAAGACPECHGLGRVHRTTEESLVADPSLSIREGAIAAWPGAWQGKNLRDILDALGYDVDRPWRELPAEQRRWILFTDEQPVVTVHPVRDADRIQRPYQGTYMSARRYVMKTFADSRSATLRARAERFLTSEPCPLCGGGRLRPEALAVTFAGRTIAELAALPLVELAQTLDGGGSETARVLTGDLRARIAPVVELGLGYLSLDRATPTLSAGELQRLRLATQLRSGLFGVVYVLDEPSAGLHPADTEALLRVLARLKEAGNSVFVVEHHLDVMRGADWLVDVGPRAGEHGGRVLHSGPVAELASVAESATARFLFDDAPPAPRPVRTARDRLTVGPVTRHNLRGVTAAFPLGVFTAVTGVSGSGKSTLIGEITEDLPGVGRLVSVDQRPIGRTPRSNLATYTGLFDVVRKVFAATDEARARGYGAGRFSFNVAGGRCETCQGEGFVSVELLFLPSTYAPCPECGGARYNAETLEVRYRGRDVAEVLDLTVEAATDFFADTPAVARSLGTLLDVGLGYLRLGQPATELSGGEAQRIKLASELQRGRRGHTLYLLDEPTTGLHPADVEVLMRQLHGLVDAGNTVIVVEHDMSVVAGADWVIDLGPGGGDAGGRIVAAGTPAEVAAAPDSATAPYLARVLP
- the egtC gene encoding ergothioneine biosynthesis protein EgtC — protein: MCRHLAYVGPAEPLGRLLVEPPHGLYRQAWAPRHQRYGTVNADGFGVGWYADEDPVAARYRRAGPMWADPSFADLARVVRSTALLAAVRDATVPGADQEAAAAPFAAGAWLFSHNGAVQGWPGSLAPLTPTLPAVDLLSMEARNDSAFVWALVLARLRAGDEPGQALADTVLEVAEAAPGSRLNLLLTDGATITATTWGDTLWYLRRAGGGTVVASEPYDDDPHWQEVHDRTLLAASRADVLLTPLKEPSGALAYAPRKEPST
- a CDS encoding LLM class flavin-dependent oxidoreductase codes for the protein MSSVIASTRFSVLDRSRTRAGHTAPEALRDTVRLARVAEELGYHRFWVSEHHGVPGVAGSAPTVLAAAVAGATRTIRVGTGGVMLPNHRPLVVAEQFGVLESLFPGRIDMGLGRSVGFTGGVRRALGRDKEDAEDFAGQLEELLGWFRGTSPTGVHARPPEGLTVPPFVLAMGEGADIAARAGLPMVIGDLRDRERMRRGVDRYRERFRPSEWAAEPYVVISGTVAVAATPEEARRLLVPEAWSMAYSRTHGTFPPLPPAGRVEALSLSGREREFYERGLSGQVAGTEEQVAHALETLLKETAAQEVLVTTSTYDREALVDSYRRLARIVHS
- a CDS encoding dodecin, coding for MSNHTYRVTDIVGTSPDGVDQAIRNGIARASQTLRNLDWFEVTDVRGQLDGGDIAHWQVTMKVGFRLEESE